A stretch of the Streptomyces sp. WMMB303 genome encodes the following:
- a CDS encoding peptidoglycan recognition family protein codes for MATPITATAFVRALRKEGARVEEVRDWRNHNRNQQGPWGPVHGVVIHHTVTSGSSATVDLIYDGRQDLPGPLAHGCVTKDGTVHLTGHGRANHAGSGDDDVLRAVVAERATPRPNQQNTDGNRYFYGFECENLGDGEDPWPEEQLEAIVRAAAALCRHHDWGARSVIGHLEWTDQKSDPRGFTMDALRERIEERLK; via the coding sequence ATGGCCACACCCATCACCGCGACCGCGTTCGTCCGGGCCCTCCGGAAAGAGGGGGCCCGGGTCGAGGAGGTCCGGGACTGGCGCAACCACAACCGCAACCAGCAGGGGCCGTGGGGCCCGGTGCACGGTGTCGTGATCCACCACACCGTCACCAGCGGCTCGTCCGCGACGGTCGATCTGATCTACGACGGCCGCCAGGACCTGCCGGGACCGCTCGCCCACGGCTGCGTCACCAAGGACGGCACCGTGCATCTGACCGGCCACGGCCGGGCCAACCACGCGGGCTCCGGCGACGACGACGTGCTGCGCGCCGTTGTCGCCGAGCGCGCCACCCCGCGGCCGAACCAGCAGAACACCGACGGGAACCGGTACTTCTACGGCTTCGAGTGCGAGAACCTCGGAGACGGCGAGGACCCGTGGCCGGAGGAGCAGCTGGAGGCGATCGTGCGGGCCGCGGCAGCGCTGTGCCGGCACCACGACTGGGGCGCCCGGTCGGTCATCGGCCACCTGGAGTGGACGGACCAGAAGAGCGACCCCCGCGGCTTCACCATGGACGCCCTGCGGGAGCGGATCGAAGAGCGCCTGAAGTGA
- a CDS encoding pyridoxal-phosphate dependent enzyme: MSHPVDIAAALRPRPPSPLQEVEDERFTRRGVRLLLKREDLVHAAAGGPAAPGPVDLYPSGNKWRKLAPNLRAVAESGHRRLLTFGGAYSNHLRATAAAGRLLGVRTVGVVRGHELADRPLNPSLARCAEDGMLLHFVTRADYRRRADPAFHHELRARFGPCAVVPEGGSNAAAVRGCAALGAELRGHTDVAAVACGTGGTLAGMAAGLSAGQRGLGVPVLKGGFLAGEIARLQRESFGGPRGDWWLEERFHGGGYAKTGPELSDFAADFARRHGLPALEETYVAKLLFALTRLAQEGAFPRGGTVTAVVTGRAFPSKR; the protein is encoded by the coding sequence GTGAGCCACCCCGTCGACATCGCCGCGGCCCTGCGGCCCCGCCCGCCCTCCCCGCTCCAGGAGGTCGAGGACGAGCGCTTCACCCGCCGGGGCGTGCGGCTGCTGCTGAAGCGGGAGGACCTCGTGCACGCGGCGGCCGGTGGCCCGGCGGCGCCGGGACCCGTGGACCTGTACCCCTCCGGCAACAAGTGGCGCAAACTCGCCCCCAATCTGCGGGCGGTGGCCGAGAGCGGCCACCGCCGGCTGCTGACCTTCGGCGGGGCCTACTCCAACCATCTGCGCGCCACCGCGGCGGCGGGCAGGCTGCTCGGGGTGCGCACGGTCGGGGTGGTCCGGGGCCACGAGCTGGCCGACCGGCCGCTCAACCCGTCCCTCGCCCGCTGCGCCGAAGACGGCATGCTGCTGCACTTCGTCACCCGCGCCGACTACCGCCGCCGCGCCGACCCGGCGTTCCACCACGAGCTGCGTGCCCGCTTCGGCCCCTGCGCCGTCGTCCCGGAGGGCGGCAGCAACGCGGCGGCCGTGCGCGGGTGTGCGGCGCTGGGCGCGGAATTGCGCGGGCATACCGATGTGGCTGCCGTCGCCTGCGGTACCGGCGGCACCCTCGCGGGCATGGCGGCGGGCCTTTCGGCAGGTCAGCGCGGTCTCGGGGTGCCGGTGCTGAAGGGCGGCTTCCTCGCCGGGGAGATCGCGCGGCTCCAGCGGGAGTCCTTCGGGGGACCGCGCGGTGACTGGTGGCTGGAGGAACGTTTCCACGGCGGCGGTTACGCGAAGACGGGACCGGAGCTGTCGGACTTCGCGGCGGATTTCGCCCGGCGGCACGGGCTGCCCGCGCTGGAGGAGACCTATGTGGCCAAGCTGTTGTTCGCGCTCACCCGGCTCGCCCAGGAGGGCGCCTTCCCCCGGGGCGGCACGGTGACCGCCGTCGTCACCGGCCGGGCGTTCCCCTCGAAGCGGTGA
- a CDS encoding anti-sigma regulatory factor yields the protein MSQIAGEPASQDFVEVRLPAAGAYLSVLRTATAGLAARLDFTLDEIEDLRIAVDEACAILLQQAVPGSVLSCVFQLVGDSLHVTVSAPTTDGRAPERDTFAWTVLSALAGEVGSAVSDDRTVSISLHKKRGAGPGAS from the coding sequence GTGTCCCAGATCGCAGGAGAGCCCGCATCGCAGGACTTCGTCGAGGTCCGGCTGCCGGCTGCGGGTGCCTATCTGTCGGTGCTGCGGACGGCCACCGCCGGGCTCGCTGCCCGCTTGGACTTCACCCTCGACGAGATCGAGGATCTGCGGATCGCCGTGGACGAGGCGTGCGCGATCCTGCTCCAGCAGGCCGTCCCCGGTTCCGTACTCAGTTGTGTCTTCCAGCTCGTCGGCGACTCGCTGCACGTCACCGTCTCGGCGCCGACGACCGATGGCCGCGCTCCCGAACGCGACACCTTCGCGTGGACGGTGCTCTCGGCCCTGGCCGGTGAGGTGGGTTCAGCAGTGTCGGATGACCGTACGGTCAGCATCAGCCTGCACAAGAAGCGCGGTGCGGGCCCCGGAGCATCGTGA
- a CDS encoding RNA polymerase sigma factor SigF: MWSGRPGAVSRGVPEQQPRPHPADPSMQRPKQAERADAMDQQQHERRERAAGHDAGEPHGLDPQERGGARALFVRLRTLPDGPERAELRNHLVRMHLPLVEHLARRFRNRGEPLDDLTQVATIGLIKSVDRFDPERGVEFSTYATPTVVGEIKRHFRDKGWAVRVPRRLQELRLSLTSATAELSQLHGRAPTVHELAKRLAISEEEVLEGLESANAYSTLSLDVPDTDDESPAVADTLGAEDDALEGVEYRESLKPLLEELPPREKKILLLRFFGNMTQSQIAQEVGISQMHVSRLLARTLAQLRDRLLVEE; encoded by the coding sequence ATGTGGTCAGGCCGCCCGGGGGCGGTCTCCCGGGGCGTTCCCGAGCAACAGCCCCGGCCGCACCCGGCCGACCCCAGCATGCAGCGACCCAAGCAGGCAGAGCGGGCGGACGCTATGGACCAGCAGCAGCACGAGCGGCGTGAGCGGGCCGCCGGCCACGACGCGGGCGAGCCCCACGGGCTCGACCCGCAGGAACGCGGCGGCGCGCGGGCGCTCTTCGTCCGGCTGCGCACGCTGCCGGACGGGCCCGAGCGCGCCGAGCTGCGCAACCACCTGGTGCGTATGCACCTGCCCCTCGTCGAGCATCTGGCCCGCCGCTTCCGCAACCGCGGCGAGCCGCTGGACGACCTGACGCAGGTCGCGACGATCGGTCTGATCAAGTCGGTCGACCGTTTCGACCCCGAGCGCGGCGTCGAGTTCTCGACGTACGCGACGCCCACGGTCGTCGGCGAGATCAAGCGCCACTTCCGCGACAAGGGCTGGGCCGTGCGCGTGCCCCGGCGGCTCCAGGAGCTGAGGCTGTCCCTCACCTCCGCGACCGCCGAGCTCTCCCAGCTCCACGGGCGCGCCCCGACCGTGCACGAACTGGCCAAGCGGCTCGCGATCTCCGAGGAGGAGGTCCTCGAGGGTCTGGAGTCCGCGAACGCCTACAGCACCCTGTCGCTCGATGTACCCGACACCGACGACGAGTCCCCGGCCGTCGCCGACACCCTCGGCGCCGAGGACGACGCCCTGGAGGGCGTCGAATACCGGGAGTCCCTCAAACCGCTGCTGGAGGAGCTGCCGCCGCGGGAGAAGAAGATCCTGCTGCTCCGATTCTTCGGCAACATGACCCAGTCCCAGATCGCCCAGGAGGTCGGCATCTCCCAGATGCACGTCTCCAGGCTCCTGGCGAGAACCCTGGCGCAACTGCGGGACCGCCTGCTGGTGGAGGAGTGA
- a CDS encoding diacylglycerol kinase family protein yields MRALLVVNPAATTTSARTRDVLAHALASDLKLEVATTRYRGHARDLARQAAQGGTTELVIALGGDGTVNEVVNGLLHDGPDPERLPRLAVVPGGSTNVFARALGMPNDVVEATGHLLDALEAGSERTVGLGIAGGVPGSDDAEIPDRWFTFTAGLGFDAGVIGRVEQQRERGKRSTHPLYVRQVVRQFLNEPHRRTGTITLEREDAEPVTELALSIVCNTAPWSYFGNKPLYAAPEASFDTGLDVLGLQRLTPLAVSRYGTQLLTSSPERGPRGKHAVTLHDLTRFTLHSQAPLPFQMDGDHLGLRTSVSFTGVRRALRVIV; encoded by the coding sequence ATGCGCGCACTCCTCGTGGTCAATCCGGCAGCCACCACCACCAGCGCCCGGACCCGTGACGTGCTGGCGCATGCCCTCGCGAGCGATCTCAAATTGGAAGTGGCCACCACCCGGTACCGGGGCCACGCCCGGGACCTCGCGCGGCAGGCCGCCCAGGGCGGCACCACCGAGCTGGTCATCGCGCTCGGCGGGGACGGCACGGTCAACGAGGTGGTGAACGGGCTGCTGCACGACGGTCCCGACCCGGAGCGGCTGCCCCGGCTGGCCGTCGTCCCGGGCGGCTCCACCAATGTCTTCGCACGCGCCCTGGGGATGCCCAACGACGTGGTGGAGGCCACCGGGCACCTGCTGGACGCGCTGGAGGCCGGCTCGGAGCGGACGGTCGGGCTGGGGATCGCCGGGGGCGTACCGGGCTCGGACGACGCGGAGATCCCCGACCGCTGGTTCACCTTCACCGCGGGGCTGGGGTTCGACGCCGGGGTGATCGGCAGAGTGGAGCAGCAGCGGGAGCGCGGAAAGCGCTCCACGCATCCGCTGTACGTGCGCCAGGTCGTACGGCAGTTCCTGAACGAGCCGCACCGCCGTACCGGGACGATCACCCTGGAGCGCGAGGACGCCGAACCGGTCACGGAGCTGGCGCTCTCGATCGTGTGCAACACCGCGCCCTGGTCGTACTTCGGGAACAAGCCGCTGTACGCGGCACCGGAGGCGTCCTTCGACACCGGCCTCGACGTGCTGGGACTGCAGAGACTGACGCCGCTGGCCGTGAGCCGCTACGGCACCCAGTTGCTGACCTCCAGCCCGGAACGGGGGCCCCGCGGCAAGCACGCGGTGACACTGCACGACCTCACCCGGTTCACCTTGCATTCCCAGGCGCCATTGCCGTTTCAGATGGACGGTGACCACCTGGGACTGCGAACGAGCGTGAGCTTCACAGGCGTACGGCGTGCACTGCGTGTGATTGTGTAA
- a CDS encoding WhiB family transcriptional regulator: MDWRHHAVCREEDPELFFPIGNTGPALLQIEEAKAVCRRCPVMEQCLQWALESGQDSGVWGGLSEDERRAMKRRAARNRARNNAATA; encoded by the coding sequence ATGGACTGGCGTCACCACGCCGTTTGCCGCGAGGAAGACCCCGAGCTGTTCTTCCCCATCGGCAACACCGGTCCCGCGCTGCTGCAGATCGAGGAAGCCAAGGCTGTCTGCCGCCGCTGCCCCGTCATGGAGCAGTGCCTGCAGTGGGCTCTGGAGTCGGGTCAGGACTCCGGTGTCTGGGGTGGTCTGAGCGAGGACGAGCGCCGCGCGATGAAGCGCCGTGCCGCCCGCAACCGGGCGCGGAACAACGCCGCGACCGCCTGA
- a CDS encoding PAS domain-containing sensor histidine kinase, translating into MNDLVRQHTTLSAVELEWLHLLVSEWQLLADLSFADLVLWVPTLDGTRYVSVAQMRPNTGPTSHQDDMVGHLVPRGRRPLLDAALDEGRIVREGDPEWREEVPVRVESIPVRREGRVLGVIARNTNLLTVRTPSRLELTYLQSASDLAQMIAAGSFPFPGHEVDMDHVPRVGDGLIRLDADGHVQYASPNALSAYHRLGLAADLVGLHLGEATAELAPARGAVDEAMVKLASGWAPRGAEVEANDCIVQLRAIPLKPKGTRIGSLILLRDITEVRRRERELITKDATIREIHHRVKNNLQTVAALLRLQARRMDSEQGKEALGEAVRRVGSIAIVHETLSQNLDERVDFDEIADRVLAMVAEISPGRITGRRTGRFGILGAEVATPLSMVLTEVLQNAIEHGFGAEEQGSVEVHAVRGAATGQDGARLLVTVQDNGRGLPADFDPRSGGNLGLQIVRTLVEGELGGTFDMLPGSTGGTRVLFDLPVAAG; encoded by the coding sequence ATGAACGACCTCGTACGCCAGCACACCACCCTCTCCGCCGTGGAGCTGGAGTGGCTGCACCTGCTGGTGTCCGAGTGGCAGCTCCTCGCCGACCTCTCCTTCGCCGACCTCGTGCTGTGGGTGCCCACCCTGGACGGCACCCGGTACGTCTCGGTCGCCCAGATGCGCCCGAACACCGGCCCCACCTCGCACCAGGACGACATGGTCGGCCACCTGGTGCCCCGCGGGCGTCGGCCGCTGCTGGACGCCGCGCTGGACGAGGGCCGGATCGTGCGGGAAGGGGACCCGGAGTGGCGCGAGGAGGTGCCGGTGCGGGTCGAGTCCATTCCGGTCCGCCGCGAGGGCCGGGTCCTGGGGGTCATCGCCCGTAACACCAATCTGCTGACGGTCCGCACGCCCAGCAGGCTGGAGCTGACCTATCTGCAGAGCGCCTCCGACCTCGCACAGATGATCGCCGCGGGAAGCTTCCCGTTCCCGGGGCACGAGGTGGACATGGACCACGTCCCGCGGGTGGGGGACGGGTTGATCCGGCTGGACGCCGACGGCCACGTGCAGTACGCCTCCCCGAACGCGCTGTCCGCCTACCACCGGCTGGGACTCGCCGCCGACCTGGTCGGGCTGCATCTCGGCGAGGCCACCGCGGAACTGGCCCCCGCCCGCGGGGCGGTCGACGAGGCCATGGTCAAGCTGGCCAGCGGCTGGGCGCCCCGCGGAGCCGAGGTGGAGGCCAACGACTGCATCGTGCAACTGCGCGCCATCCCGCTCAAGCCCAAGGGCACCCGGATCGGTTCGCTCATCCTGCTGCGGGACATCACGGAAGTGCGCCGCCGCGAACGCGAGTTGATCACCAAGGACGCCACCATCCGGGAGATCCACCACCGGGTGAAGAACAACCTTCAGACGGTGGCCGCGCTGCTGCGTCTGCAGGCTCGCCGAATGGACTCGGAGCAGGGCAAAGAGGCGCTCGGCGAGGCGGTGCGGCGGGTCGGCTCGATCGCCATCGTGCACGAGACGCTGTCCCAGAACCTGGACGAGCGGGTGGACTTCGACGAGATCGCCGACCGGGTGCTCGCGATGGTGGCGGAGATCTCACCCGGCCGGATCACCGGACGCCGTACCGGGCGCTTCGGGATTCTCGGCGCCGAGGTCGCCACCCCGCTGTCCATGGTGCTCACCGAGGTCCTGCAGAACGCCATCGAGCACGGGTTCGGCGCCGAGGAGCAGGGCTCCGTCGAGGTGCACGCCGTGCGCGGAGCGGCCACCGGGCAGGACGGGGCGCGGCTGCTGGTCACGGTGCAGGACAACGGCCGTGGTCTGCCTGCGGACTTCGACCCCAGGAGCGGCGGAAATCTCGGGCTGCAGATCGTCCGGACGCTGGTGGAAGGGGAGTTGGGCGGCACCTTCGACATGCTCCCCGGCAGCACGGGCGGCACCCGGGTGCTCTTCGACCTTCCGGTGGCCGCGGGCTAG
- a CDS encoding class II aldolase/adducin family protein codes for MKQPSTADSLVEQLIDVGATAVRRGFVLASGGNLSARLPGSEEFVVTGAGTWLDRLTPEHFTVMNMAGEVVGGNPEPSSEWKLHQRTYRVREDVNAIVHMHPQHAVLVDALGHEIRLLTLDHAVYVRSVGRTDFYPNGSDELADTAAEQAKEHNCVLLAHHGCSALGEDVGMAFRRAMNLEEAATATYRALLLGDRTTRFPVPADEAIRHA; via the coding sequence ATGAAGCAGCCGAGCACCGCGGACAGCCTGGTGGAGCAGCTCATCGACGTCGGGGCGACCGCCGTGCGGCGTGGCTTCGTCCTCGCCAGCGGCGGCAATCTGTCGGCCCGACTGCCCGGCTCCGAGGAGTTCGTGGTCACGGGTGCGGGTACCTGGCTGGACCGGCTGACACCCGAGCACTTCACCGTCATGAACATGGCGGGCGAAGTCGTCGGCGGCAACCCGGAGCCCTCCAGCGAGTGGAAGCTCCACCAGCGCACCTACCGGGTACGCGAGGACGTCAACGCCATCGTCCACATGCACCCGCAGCACGCGGTGCTGGTCGACGCGCTCGGCCACGAGATCCGGCTGCTGACCCTGGACCACGCGGTGTACGTGCGCTCCGTCGGCCGTACCGACTTCTACCCGAACGGTTCGGACGAACTCGCCGACACCGCCGCCGAGCAGGCCAAGGAGCACAACTGCGTGCTGCTGGCGCATCACGGCTGCTCGGCGCTGGGCGAAGACGTCGGGATGGCCTTCCGGCGGGCGATGAACCTGGAGGAGGCGGCCACGGCCACCTACCGGGCACTGCTGCTGGGGGACCGCACGACGCGCTTCCCGGTACCGGCGGACGAGGCGATCCGGCACGCCTGA
- a CDS encoding SIS domain-containing protein, whose product MSSNAPSEPGTVMSGEMAEQPAVLRRILDEGAPAIREVAERIAAKNPRFVLLTARGTSDNAALYAKYLLEIQLGTPCGLTSMSTTTAYGARPDLTDCLVITISQSGGSPDLVASTEAAREAGAITLAVTNNADSPLARVSEFHIDVLAGPEKALPATKTYTAELLALYLFVDGLRGGGGTEAAKALPGLAEAVLDRRAEVKALAARYRFAERMVLTSRGYGYPTAKEAALKLMETSYIPALSYSGADLLHGPLAMVDNISPVIAVVADGKGGEALQPVLERLSDRGADLMVIGRREEVERASAGFALPTEGLPEELQPLIQILPLQMLAYEVTMARGQDPDAPRSLAKVTETR is encoded by the coding sequence ATGTCCTCGAACGCCCCGTCCGAGCCGGGCACCGTCATGTCCGGTGAGATGGCCGAGCAGCCGGCCGTGCTGCGCCGCATCCTGGACGAGGGCGCTCCCGCCATCCGCGAGGTGGCCGAGCGGATCGCCGCGAAGAACCCCCGCTTCGTCCTGCTGACGGCGCGCGGCACCTCGGACAACGCCGCGCTGTACGCGAAGTACCTGCTGGAGATCCAGCTCGGCACTCCGTGCGGGCTGACCTCCATGTCGACGACGACCGCGTACGGCGCGCGCCCCGACCTCACCGACTGCCTGGTGATCACCATCAGCCAGTCCGGCGGCAGCCCGGACCTGGTGGCCTCGACGGAGGCGGCCCGGGAGGCGGGCGCGATCACGCTCGCCGTCACCAACAACGCCGACTCGCCGCTCGCACGGGTGAGCGAGTTCCACATCGACGTGCTGGCCGGCCCGGAGAAGGCGCTGCCCGCCACCAAGACCTACACGGCCGAGCTGCTGGCGCTCTACCTGTTCGTGGACGGTCTGCGCGGCGGAGGCGGCACCGAGGCGGCCAAGGCGCTGCCCGGGCTCGCGGAGGCGGTGCTGGACCGCAGGGCCGAGGTCAAGGCGCTGGCGGCGCGCTACCGGTTCGCCGAGCGCATGGTGCTCACCTCGCGCGGCTACGGCTACCCGACGGCGAAGGAAGCCGCGCTGAAGCTGATGGAGACCAGCTACATCCCGGCACTGTCCTACTCCGGTGCCGACCTGTTGCACGGTCCGCTGGCGATGGTGGACAACATCTCGCCGGTGATCGCCGTGGTGGCCGACGGCAAGGGCGGCGAGGCCCTGCAGCCGGTGCTGGAGCGGCTCAGCGACCGGGGAGCCGACCTGATGGTCATCGGCCGCCGCGAGGAGGTGGAGCGGGCGTCGGCCGGCTTCGCGCTCCCCACCGAGGGGCTGCCCGAGGAACTGCAGCCGCTGATCCAGATCCTTCCGCTGCAGATGCTCGCCTACGAGGTCACCATGGCCCGCGGTCAGGACCCGGACGCGCCCCGCTCCCTCGCCAAGGTCACCGAGACCCGCTGA
- a CDS encoding glycoside hydrolase family 3 N-terminal domain-containing protein: MTTSLRASDTLTRDALAVLQPGFAGTSAPAWLLRHLEEGLASVGLFGRNIESAQQLALLTEQLRDVRPDLLVAIDEEGGDVTRLEVRTGSSYPGNLALGRVDDPDLTRAVAFELGSRLAAAGINLNWAPSGDVNSNPDNPVIGVRSFGGDPQLVARHTVAYIEGLQAAGVAACVKHFPGHGDTAVDSHHDMPRIDADLATLRARELVPFAAAVEAGSKCVMSAHILLPALDAARPGTLSPAALTGLLRAPRDQGGLGHQGLIVTDGMEMRAISATYGLERGSVLALAAGADAICVGGGLAGEDTVLGLRDALVRAVRDGELAEERLADAAARVRGLAAWARGVRRPDTGGLADPALRADPAAPEAGIGLEAARRALAVTGLERYRRPPGPLYVAALTSVANIAVGDETPWGPAAELERMVPGTRTGTYRAADEDVAAAVLGDAGKRPVIVVVRDLHRHPWMADAVARLVAAREDTVVVEMGLPQAPPQGALHIATHGAARVCGRAAAEVIARG; the protein is encoded by the coding sequence ATGACCACCTCACTCCGAGCCTCCGACACCCTCACCCGCGACGCCCTCGCCGTCCTCCAGCCCGGCTTCGCCGGCACCTCCGCACCCGCCTGGCTGCTGCGGCACCTGGAGGAAGGCCTCGCCTCGGTCGGCCTGTTCGGGCGGAACATCGAGTCCGCCCAGCAGCTCGCCCTGCTCACCGAGCAGCTCCGCGACGTCCGCCCGGACCTGCTGGTCGCCATCGACGAGGAAGGCGGCGACGTCACCCGGCTGGAGGTACGGACCGGCTCCTCCTACCCCGGCAACCTCGCCCTCGGCCGCGTCGACGACCCCGACCTGACCCGGGCGGTGGCCTTCGAGCTGGGCAGCAGGCTCGCCGCGGCCGGCATCAACCTCAACTGGGCGCCCTCCGGCGACGTCAACTCCAACCCGGACAACCCCGTCATCGGTGTGCGCTCCTTCGGCGGCGACCCGCAGCTCGTCGCCCGGCACACCGTCGCCTACATCGAGGGCCTCCAGGCGGCCGGGGTCGCCGCCTGCGTCAAGCACTTCCCCGGGCACGGGGACACCGCCGTCGACTCGCACCACGACATGCCCCGCATCGACGCCGACCTGGCGACCCTCCGGGCCCGCGAGCTCGTCCCGTTCGCCGCGGCGGTGGAGGCGGGCAGCAAGTGCGTGATGAGCGCCCACATCCTGCTCCCGGCGCTGGACGCCGCGCGCCCCGGCACCCTCAGCCCCGCCGCGCTGACCGGGCTGCTGCGGGCACCCCGCGACCAGGGCGGCCTGGGCCACCAGGGGCTCATCGTCACCGACGGAATGGAGATGCGGGCCATCTCCGCGACCTACGGCCTCGAACGCGGCAGCGTCCTCGCGCTCGCCGCCGGGGCCGACGCGATCTGCGTCGGCGGTGGACTGGCCGGCGAGGACACCGTGCTGGGGCTCCGCGACGCGCTGGTGCGCGCGGTGCGCGACGGCGAGCTGGCCGAGGAGCGGCTCGCCGACGCCGCGGCACGGGTGCGCGGCCTGGCCGCGTGGGCGCGGGGGGTGCGGCGGCCGGACACGGGGGGTTTGGCCGACCCCGCCCTCCGCGCGGACCCGGCCGCTCCCGAAGCGGGCATCGGGCTGGAGGCGGCGCGGCGCGCGCTGGCGGTGACCGGGCTGGAGCGCTACCGCCGTCCGCCCGGGCCGCTGTACGTCGCGGCGCTCACCTCGGTGGCCAACATCGCGGTCGGTGACGAGACCCCCTGGGGACCCGCCGCCGAACTGGAGCGGATGGTGCCGGGCACCCGGACCGGCACCTACCGGGCCGCCGACGAGGACGTGGCCGCCGCGGTGCTCGGCGACGCGGGGAAGCGGCCCGTGATCGTGGTCGTCCGCGACCTGCACCGGCACCCGTGGATGGCGGACGCGGTGGCCCGGCTCGTGGCCGCACGCGAGGACACCGTCGTGGTCGAGATGGGCCTGCCCCAGGCGCCGCCGCAAGGTGCCCTGCACATCGCGACGCACGGTGCGGCCCGGGTCTGCGGGCGGGCCGCGGCCGAGGTCATCGCCCGCGGCTGA
- a CDS encoding carbohydrate ABC transporter permease encodes MRRSLLGRIWPNATALVLFVAFAFPVYWMFNTAFKPNGQIISEDPVWFPTSPTFEHFSTAVNAENFWTLVRNSVTVTVLAVGLSLLVALFASFALARMRFKGRKGILLTFMVAQMAPWEVMVIAIYMIVRDAEMLNSLVPLTLFYTVMVLPLTIITLRGYVAAVPKDLEESAMVDGCTRLQAFRRVIFPLLAPGLMATSLFGFITAWNEFPLVLILNKDDEAQTLPLWLSKFQTAFGDDWGATMAAASLFAVPILLLFLYLQRKAVAGLASGAVKG; translated from the coding sequence ATGCGACGGTCACTGCTGGGCCGGATATGGCCGAACGCGACCGCACTGGTGCTGTTCGTGGCGTTCGCCTTTCCCGTGTACTGGATGTTCAACACGGCGTTCAAGCCGAACGGGCAGATCATCAGCGAGGACCCCGTCTGGTTCCCCACCTCGCCGACCTTCGAGCACTTCAGCACGGCGGTCAACGCCGAGAACTTCTGGACGCTGGTCCGCAACTCCGTCACCGTCACGGTGCTGGCCGTCGGACTCTCGCTGCTCGTGGCGCTCTTCGCCTCCTTCGCGCTCGCCCGGATGCGGTTCAAGGGCCGCAAGGGCATCCTGCTGACCTTCATGGTCGCCCAGATGGCGCCCTGGGAGGTCATGGTCATCGCGATCTACATGATCGTGCGCGACGCCGAGATGCTGAACAGCCTGGTGCCGCTCACGCTGTTCTACACCGTCATGGTGCTGCCGCTCACGATCATCACCCTGCGCGGCTACGTCGCCGCCGTGCCCAAGGACCTGGAGGAATCTGCCATGGTCGACGGCTGCACCCGGCTCCAGGCGTTCCGCCGGGTGATCTTCCCGCTGCTGGCCCCCGGCCTGATGGCCACCTCGCTGTTCGGATTCATCACGGCGTGGAACGAGTTCCCCCTGGTGCTCATCCTCAACAAGGACGACGAGGCACAGACGCTGCCGCTGTGGCTGTCGAAGTTCCAGACCGCCTTCGGCGACGACTGGGGCGCGACCATGGCGGCAGCCTCCCTCTTCGCCGTGCCGATCCTGCTGCTCTTCCTCTATCTCCAGCGCAAGGCCGTCGCCGGCCTGGCCTCCGGAGCGGTCAAGGGATAG